A window of the Roseburia sp. 831b genome harbors these coding sequences:
- a CDS encoding LacI family DNA-binding transcriptional regulator — MSIKKIAKLAGVSTATVSRVLNNPDYHCQDAGARDRIWKAAMEINYTPNEAARNLKRGQIQIEKTRYIHVLMTRTERNNADPFFSEMLHVVESEIHKQMHILSKVWYMSLFSDDRQCRLKNLTKIVDELYEETEGKCDGLIIIGRCNVEALKKIKRRFVNVVSINRNSTNFEVDEVTCDGKKIAEKATEYLIELGHTEIGYVGECRHEKRYQGYVDAMKKHGLEPAVSYIYETKQTEEAGYEVMQKILKTEYWPTGIYCANDITAIGMLKALRKSRKKHITISIVSSDDIEQAQYTIPMLTTVALPKYEMGKFAVSLLLDRINKEHSSVITMEFEGQLKIRESCSDLKDSSIAYYI; from the coding sequence ATGTCAATCAAAAAAATAGCAAAATTAGCAGGGGTTTCAACAGCAACAGTATCAAGGGTGTTGAATAATCCGGACTACCATTGTCAGGATGCCGGGGCGAGAGACCGAATATGGAAGGCTGCAATGGAGATAAATTATACACCAAATGAAGCAGCAAGAAATCTGAAAAGGGGTCAGATACAGATTGAGAAAACACGTTATATTCATGTGTTGATGACAAGAACGGAACGCAACAATGCGGATCCATTTTTTTCAGAGATGCTGCATGTGGTGGAATCTGAAATTCATAAACAGATGCATATTTTATCCAAGGTATGGTATATGTCTCTGTTTTCCGATGACAGACAGTGCCGACTGAAAAATCTGACAAAAATTGTAGATGAGTTGTACGAAGAGACAGAGGGAAAATGCGATGGCCTTATCATTATTGGAAGATGTAATGTGGAGGCATTAAAGAAAATAAAACGCCGGTTTGTTAATGTTGTTTCGATTAATCGGAATTCTACAAATTTTGAAGTCGACGAAGTGACTTGTGATGGAAAAAAGATAGCAGAAAAAGCAACTGAGTATTTGATTGAACTGGGACATACGGAAATTGGGTATGTAGGGGAATGCCGCCACGAAAAAAGATATCAAGGATATGTTGATGCGATGAAAAAGCACGGCCTGGAGCCAGCTGTTTCCTATATATATGAAACAAAACAGACGGAAGAAGCAGGTTATGAGGTGATGCAAAAAATCTTAAAAACGGAATATTGGCCAACGGGCATTTACTGTGCAAATGATATTACCGCAATTGGGATGTTAAAGGCATTACGAAAATCCAGAAAAAAACACATTACCATTTCGATTGTATCGAGTGATGATATTGAACAGGCACAGTACACGATACCTATGCTCACAACCGTAGCATTACCAAAGTATGAGATGGGAAAATTTGCTGTTTCACTTTTGCTGGATCGAATCAATAAGGAGCATAGCTCTGTGATTACAATGGAGTTTGAAGGACAATTAAAAATTCGGGAAAGTTGTTCTGATCTGAAGGATAGCAGTATCGCTTACTATATTTAA